A DNA window from Maribellus comscasis contains the following coding sequences:
- a CDS encoding sulfatase family protein produces MEKRQQPNIIWLMAEDISLDLECYGMKGVKTPALNKMAQEGVMFTNAFCTNSICSPSRSAMMTGVHQLKINAQHHRSNRDVVLPEPYKPFTYWLREAGYTCILGHHGVMKKGRKIDVNFKFEQTGPWDGKNRFGIFDKLDTFEVSDQPFFAQIQLVATHRGEWWDKVREESAHPVNPDSVELPPYFADDPVIRLDWAKYLDQMEYIDNEVAMIFAELEEKGMAENTIVIFIGDNGRCNVLGKGYLHDPGIHIPLIVKWPKGLSEGQVRTDVVSSTDITATILDVAGAEMPEYLTGKSFLKNDFKRDEVYAARDLWDEIMEKSRCVTNGKWEYIRNDKPEIPYDAHQAYLEFYRPAVHVMRALNAENKLNKAQAFFFQKSKPQEELYNLENDPFELINLAEDPSYKSILDSMRIKTQKYDHQMEPVNSVFHPVHPESVDVLNWVKKEKPVLYEEMRNGVEIGFSTLAGEYSREKSK; encoded by the coding sequence TTGGAGAAACGACAACAACCAAATATCATCTGGCTAATGGCTGAAGATATTAGTCTAGATCTGGAATGCTACGGAATGAAGGGCGTGAAGACTCCAGCGTTGAACAAAATGGCGCAGGAGGGAGTAATGTTTACCAATGCGTTTTGCACCAATTCAATATGCTCTCCCAGTCGTTCAGCGATGATGACAGGTGTTCACCAGTTAAAAATTAATGCCCAGCACCATCGTAGCAACAGGGATGTGGTACTTCCTGAACCATACAAACCTTTTACTTATTGGCTTCGTGAAGCGGGTTACACGTGTATTCTTGGGCATCATGGAGTGATGAAAAAAGGGAGAAAAATCGATGTAAATTTTAAATTTGAACAAACAGGCCCGTGGGACGGAAAAAACAGATTTGGGATTTTTGATAAACTGGACACCTTTGAGGTTTCTGACCAACCATTTTTTGCACAAATACAATTGGTGGCAACCCACCGTGGAGAATGGTGGGACAAAGTACGCGAAGAATCTGCGCATCCGGTTAATCCTGATTCCGTTGAATTACCTCCGTATTTTGCTGATGATCCGGTTATCCGGCTTGACTGGGCTAAATATCTGGATCAGATGGAATACATCGACAATGAAGTGGCTATGATTTTTGCGGAGTTGGAAGAGAAAGGAATGGCTGAGAATACGATTGTAATATTTATTGGCGATAATGGAAGGTGTAATGTCTTAGGTAAGGGATATCTCCATGATCCGGGGATACACATTCCGCTTATTGTGAAATGGCCAAAAGGACTGAGTGAAGGACAAGTGAGAACTGATGTTGTAAGCAGCACTGATATTACCGCCACCATTCTTGATGTTGCAGGGGCAGAAATGCCAGAATACCTTACCGGAAAATCCTTTCTGAAAAATGATTTTAAACGCGATGAGGTGTATGCAGCACGCGATCTCTGGGATGAAATCATGGAGAAATCGAGATGTGTTACCAACGGCAAATGGGAATACATTAGAAACGATAAACCCGAAATTCCTTATGATGCGCATCAGGCCTACCTGGAGTTTTATCGTCCGGCGGTGCATGTAATGCGTGCGCTTAATGCAGAAAATAAGTTAAATAAGGCACAGGCTTTTTTCTTTCAGAAAAGTAAACCACAGGAAGAGCTGTATAATTTGGAAAATGATCCCTTTGAATTAATAAATCTGGCAGAAGATCCATCTTATAAATCTATATTGGATTCGATGCGGATAAAAACACAAAAGTACGATCACCAAATGGAGCCTGTCAATAGCGTATTTCATCCTGTTCATCCGGAATCTGTTGATGTTCTCAATTGGGTAAAAAAGGAAAAACCGGTGCTCTATGAGGAAATGCGCAATGGCGTGGAAATAGGTTTTAGCACGCTGGCGGGGGAATATTCCCGGGAGAAATCAAAATAG